The genomic DNA TGGCCTAAGCAATACCCGCGGTAGCGTAGCCATGGCCAGAACCAACGATCCGCATAGCGCCACTCGCCAGTTTTTCATTAACGTTATCGACAACGGCTATCTCGATGGCAGCCCCAATAAATTTGGTTATACCGTATTTGCCGAAATCAGTGCCGGTATGGATGTGGTAGACAAAATCGTTAATAAACCCACTAAAAGCGGTCCGATTCCCGGCATGCGTAACGTGCCCATGGAAAAAGTCATTATCGAAGACGTAGTACTTGTAGACCAAGCACAACCTTAGCCTTTCACCCCGCCACCGAGCATAATATGAAAACAGCGCTAAATCCTTGGCTTGCACAACGCTCCCATGGAAAACGTCATCATCGAAGACGGGCTACTGCTGGAGCCGGCACAGCCTTAAGCCTTGGCCGATCATCGCCCCCATCATCGGGATCACTATGAAAACTGCGCTAAACTGGTCCCAAACACTACGCTCTTATCTTGATAAACGCTTACTTTGGGTATTTATGCTGGGTTGCGCCAGTGGTTTTCCGTGGGTGCTGATAGGCTCAAACATGTCGGGCTGGCTCACCGATGCAGGCTTATCTCGCTCGGCCATTGGCTTTTTTGGCTCGGTATTCACGGTTTACGCGATTAACTTTATGTGGGCGCCATTGGTGGATAGGGTTAAGCTGCCACTACTGCATACCTGGTTGGGGCAACGCCGCAGCTGGATATTTTTCTGCCAAAGCATCGTATTAATCTGCACCTTTGGCATCGCCCAGTTCGACCCGGCTAAAAGCCTGATGTTTACCTCACTGTTAGCCCTGTGCATTGCCACCGCCTCCTCTACTCAAGATATAGCTATCGATGCTTACCGTATCGACAGTTTCTCTACTAGTGATCCGCACCGCCTGCCGCAAGCGTCGGCTATGGCCGTCATTGGTTGGTGGACCGGCTACTCGCTCCCCGGCTATTTAGCCTTCATCAATGCCGATGAAATTGGCTGGAACGGGGTGTATTTAGGCATGTGTATCATCGTAGCGCTCTTAATGCTATTTACCGTATTAGTAAAAGAACCGCTGACTAACCGCGATGCCCTACAACAACAGGCTGAAGCGCGTCACGCCGCCTACCTCGGCACCAAATCCCCCATGGTGGCTTGGCTAACCGTGACCGTGGCAGAACCCTTTCTCGACTTCTTCCGGCGTAATGGCGTAAGAGTCGCCGTAACGCTGCTGTTATTCGTCTTTTTATTCAAAATTGGCGAAGCCTTTTTGGGCAGAATGTCGATCACCTTCTATCGCGAAGTCGGCTTTAGCAACGATCAAATTGGCTATTACTCTAAGCTGATTGGCTGGGGAGCCACCGTTGCCTTTACCTTAATCGGCAGTGCCTTCAATGTGCGCTTTGGTCTGGTTAAGGGCTTGATTTTGGGAGGCATCGCCATGTCTGCCAGTAACCTGATGTTTGCCTGGATAGCCTCAACCGGTCCTGATGAGCAGCTATTCTTAGCCACCATTATTGTGGATAATTTTACCAGCGCCTTCGCCACCGTGGCCTTTGTATCATTTTTAACCGTGCTCACCGGCCAAGCCTTTTCGGCCACCCAATATGCCTTATTAGCCAGTTTAGGTAACTTAGGCAGAACCACACTGGCATCATTCAGTGGCAGCCTGGCCGACTACCTAAACTCGTGGCCGCTGTTTTTCATACTCACTGCGGTCATGGTAACGCCTAGCTTACTAATGTTAGTCAGCTTGCGCGCTTACTTTGCTAAGATTCTAAAACACAATCAAGACAGCAAAGATAACACGCCGTAAGCGGGCTAAATAACAAAAGCCGAGGAACAAGGAACTCAACTAACAATGGCCTTTACTACAAAACTGGTTAATTATCCTACGGCGATTGCCGGTCTTGGCTTAGCAATTGCTAGCCTTGGCTTAGTTTGGTCTCAGCATGTCACTCACTCTACCGGGCTACAATACCTCGGGGCCCTGGTTGCGGCGGCACTGGTGTTACCGCTACTGTTAAAGTTTAGTTACCGCCCAAGCCTGTTAGTTAAAGAACTGCGACACCCTGTAGCGGGCGCCATGCTTCCGGTGGTTACCATGAGCATCATGGTAATGGCCAAATCGCTGGCAGTGGTGCAACTGGAGTGGGCGGTGGCTTTAGGCTTCGGTGCATTTATTCTGCAACTATTGTTACTGCTTAGTTTTGCTTACTACCGCAGTCAATACTTAGTGTTAGAGCACTTTA from Agarivorans gilvus includes the following:
- a CDS encoding AmpG family muropeptide MFS transporter translates to MKTALNWSQTLRSYLDKRLLWVFMLGCASGFPWVLIGSNMSGWLTDAGLSRSAIGFFGSVFTVYAINFMWAPLVDRVKLPLLHTWLGQRRSWIFFCQSIVLICTFGIAQFDPAKSLMFTSLLALCIATASSTQDIAIDAYRIDSFSTSDPHRLPQASAMAVIGWWTGYSLPGYLAFINADEIGWNGVYLGMCIIVALLMLFTVLVKEPLTNRDALQQQAEARHAAYLGTKSPMVAWLTVTVAEPFLDFFRRNGVRVAVTLLLFVFLFKIGEAFLGRMSITFYREVGFSNDQIGYYSKLIGWGATVAFTLIGSAFNVRFGLVKGLILGGIAMSASNLMFAWIASTGPDEQLFLATIIVDNFTSAFATVAFVSFLTVLTGQAFSATQYALLASLGNLGRTTLASFSGSLADYLNSWPLFFILTAVMVTPSLLMLVSLRAYFAKILKHNQDSKDNTP